A single window of Tiliqua scincoides isolate rTilSci1 chromosome 10, rTilSci1.hap2, whole genome shotgun sequence DNA harbors:
- the FKRP gene encoding ribitol 5-phosphate transferase FKRP: protein MRITFCQGVLAIAITLNLLILYYILRLQQRVLRRHRDHTQPGSRQQLAPLKPGMTILIREFEDFENYVPDVVRSFIRQNPEVPVVVAADHLPYPPMVLPSTPNVKVLILKPAPDQPASASRPEVYVRTEYVALVPDGVKADATFQLERMLEELKAGQGKVEMVAAPVHSLAPLQCLNLKVSLRRWTAEYTAAPPSSKVCTALRGEAVLLLHTKDLFNLSMPLAKPLLTSLFIQTSLREWAVRILDISFSAVHRPLFTSSHNQWKADNLAKASHLQLFQDFGIKRVILEDGKEQWFGCSKETPRCFGTIHDDTPEYLYQNRWTPPCCLRALRETAKYVINVLETSGVRYWLEGGTLLGAARHQDIIPWDYDVDLGIYLEDIPNCELLRNADSGSVVDERGFVWEKAIEGDFYRVQFSEHNHLHVDLWPFYPKNGLMTKDTWMDHRQDVEFPEHFLKPLVPIPFAGFLALAPNDYRSFLELKFGEGVIENPEYPNPALKRMEKEH, encoded by the coding sequence ATGCGCATCACCTTCTGCCAGGGGGTCCTTGCCATAGCCATCACCCTCAACCTGCTCATCCTTTATTACATCCTGAGGCTGCAACAGCGTGTCTTGCGTCGACACAGGGATCACACTCAGCCTGGCTCTCGCCAGCAACTCGCTCCCCTGAAGCCTGGCATGACGATCCTcatcagggagtttgaagactttGAAAATTACGTTCCTGACGTGGTGCGGTCCTTTATAAGGCAGAACCCTGAGGTGccggtggtggtggcagcagaccaCCTGCCATACCCGCCCATGGTACTTCCCAGCACTCCCAATGTCAAGGTACTGATTCTCAAACCAGCCCCCGACCAGCCAGCCAGCGCATCAAGACCAGAGGTCTACGTGAGGACGGAGTATGTGGCACTGGTGCCCGATGGAGTGAAAGCAGATGCCACGTTCCAGCTGGAGAGAATGTTAGAAGAGCTGAAGGCTGGCCAAGGGAAGGTGGAGATGGTTGCTGCGCCTGTCCACTCGCTGGCGCCCCTCCAGTGCCTGAACCTCAAAGTGAGCCTTAGAAGATGGACAGCCGAGTACACAGCAGCTCCTCCATCCTCCAAAGTGTGCACAGCCTTGAGGGGAGAGGCCGTCCTTCTCCTCCACACCAAGgacctcttcaacctctccatgCCCTTGGCCAAGCCCTTGCTGACCTCCCTCTTCATCCAGACCTCTCTGCGGGAATGGGCAGTCCGCATCTTAGACATCTCCTTTTCTGCTGTCCACCGGCCTTTGTTCACCTCCTCCCACAATCAGTGGAAGGCTGACAACCTCGCCAAAGCCAGCCACCTGCAGCTGTTCCAGGACTTTGGCATCAAGCGGGTCATCTTGGAAGATGGGAAAGAGCAGTGGTTTGGTTGCAGCAAGGAAACACCACGCTGCTTTGGCACCATCCACGATGACACCCCAGAATATCTCTATCAGAACCGCTGGACCCCTCCATGTTGCCTCCGAGCGCTGAGGGAGACAGCCAAGTATGTCATCAATGTCTTAGAAACATCCGGGGTGCGGTATTGGCTGGAAGGAggaaccctcctgggggcagcccGTCACCAGGATATCATCCCCTGGGACTACGATGTCGACCTGGGCATCTACCTGGAGGACATCCCCAATTGCGAGCTGCTCAGGAACGCTGACTCTGGCTCCGTGGTGGACGAGAGGGGCTTTGTTTGGGAGAAGGCCATCGAGGGGGACTTCTACCGAGTGCAGTTCAGCGAGCATAATCACCTGCATGTTGACCTGTGGCCATTCTACCCCAAGAACGGCTTGATGACCAAGGACACATGGATGGATCACAGGCAGGACGTGGAATTCCCCGAGCACTTCTTGAAGCCCTTGGTCCCCATCCCCTTTGCCGGTTTCCTCGCTCTGGCACCCAATGACTACCGGAGCTTTCTGGAGCTGAAGTTTGGAGAGGGGGTGATTGAAAATCCTGAATACCCAAACCCGGCACTGAAGAGGATGGAGAAGGAACACTAA